The proteins below come from a single Serpentinimonas raichei genomic window:
- a CDS encoding type II toxin-antitoxin system VapC family toxin produces MDALYLLDTNMVIYLQRGVPGVQERLAAAGRQRVALPALVVAELAYGVEKSTQQARNRARLEQLLLEMTVLPWTHSAMWHYARHFHALRQSGQPIGHMDLLIAAQALAENATLVTHNTREFERIEGLKLENWVSA; encoded by the coding sequence ATGGACGCCTTGTACCTGCTCGACACCAACATGGTGATCTACTTGCAGCGCGGTGTGCCCGGTGTGCAGGAGCGGCTGGCGGCGGCCGGCCGACAGCGGGTGGCCTTGCCCGCGCTGGTGGTGGCCGAGCTGGCCTATGGTGTAGAAAAAAGCACACAGCAGGCCCGCAACCGCGCCCGGCTGGAGCAACTGCTGCTGGAAATGACCGTGTTGCCTTGGACGCACAGCGCCATGTGGCACTACGCAAGGCATTTTCATGCCCTGCGCCAGAGTGGTCAGCCCATAGGGCATATGGATTTGCTGATTGCCGCCCAAGCGCTGGCCGAAAACGCCACGCTGGTCACCCACAACACGCGCGAGTTCGAGCGCATCGAGGGCTTGAAACTGGAGAACTGGGTCAGCGCATGA
- the meaB gene encoding methylmalonyl Co-A mutase-associated GTPase MeaB, with product MIDALLHGTAMAQRRALAKAITLLESTRPDHRAQADELLTALLPHTGKAFRLGISGVPGVGKSTFIEALGLHLIGLGQRVAVLAVDPSSSVSGGSILGDKTRMERLSNHERAYIRPSPSSGSLGGVAEKTRETILLCEAAGFDVVIVETVGVGQSEIAVANMTDLFCLLQLPNAGDELQAIKRGVMERADLVLINKADLDPAAATRARAQISAALRLLGWNERAGAQEAPHWHPQVLELSALRAQGLEAFWAAVSEFRRLQSADGRLAARRQQQALAWMWERVQAGLQQALRHNPAVQRILEPTTRAVADGSLAASVAARRLLAAHLGNLSN from the coding sequence ATGATTGACGCCCTCTTGCACGGAACCGCCATGGCCCAGCGCCGCGCCCTGGCCAAGGCCATCACCTTGCTGGAATCGACCCGCCCCGATCACCGCGCCCAGGCCGATGAGTTGCTCACGGCCCTGCTGCCGCACACGGGCAAGGCGTTCAGGCTGGGCATCAGCGGCGTGCCGGGCGTGGGCAAGAGCACCTTCATCGAGGCGCTGGGGCTGCACCTGATTGGCCTAGGGCAGCGCGTGGCGGTGCTGGCGGTGGACCCGTCGAGCAGCGTCTCTGGCGGCTCGATCCTGGGCGACAAGACCCGCATGGAGCGCCTGAGCAACCACGAGCGCGCCTACATCCGCCCCAGCCCCAGCAGCGGCAGCTTGGGTGGGGTGGCCGAGAAAACGCGCGAGACCATTTTGCTGTGCGAAGCGGCGGGCTTTGACGTGGTGATCGTCGAAACCGTGGGCGTGGGCCAGAGCGAGATCGCCGTGGCCAATATGACCGACCTGTTTTGCCTGCTGCAACTGCCCAATGCCGGCGACGAGCTGCAAGCCATCAAGCGCGGCGTGATGGAGCGCGCCGACCTGGTGCTGATCAACAAAGCCGACCTCGACCCCGCCGCCGCAACCCGTGCCCGGGCGCAAATCTCGGCTGCGCTGCGGCTGCTGGGCTGGAATGAGCGCGCGGGGGCGCAGGAAGCCCCGCACTGGCACCCGCAGGTGCTGGAGCTGAGCGCCCTGCGCGCCCAAGGGCTGGAGGCGTTCTGGGCCGCCGTGAGCGAATTTCGGCGCCTGCAAAGCGCCGACGGGCGCTTGGCGGCGCGGCGCCAGCAGCAAGCGCTGGCCTGGATGTGGGAGCGGGTGCAGGCCGGCTTGCAACAGGCCTTGCGCCACAATCCCGCGGTGCAGCGCATCCTCGAACCCACCACCCGCGCCGTGGCCGACGGCAGCTTGGCCGCCTCGGTGGCGGCGCGTCGGCTGTTGGCGGCGCATCTGGGCAACCTTAGCAACTGA
- a CDS encoding acyl-CoA carboxylase subunit beta, whose protein sequence is MQDILDQLEQKRAAARLGGGQKRIDAQHAKGKLTARERLEILLDEGTFEEWDLFVEHRCTDFGMAEQRVPGDGVVTGYGMINGRLVFVFSQDFTVFGGALSEAHAEKICKVMDQAMKVGAPVIGLNDSGGARIQEGVASLGGYAEVFQRNVLASGVIPQISLIMGPCAGGAVYSPAMTDFIVMVKDSSYMFVTGPEVVKTVTHEEVTAEELGGAVTHTSRSGVADLACNDDVQALLLLRRLYNYLPLNNREKAPRRPSGDPIGRVERSLDTLVPDNPNKAYDMKELIVKTVDDGDFFELQPDYAKNILVGFARLDGQTVGIVANQPLVLAGCLDIKSSIKAARFVRFCDAFNIPVITFVDVPGFMPGTSQEYGGIIKHGAKLLYAYAEATVPKITVITRKAYGGAYDVMASKHLRGDVNLAWPNAEIAVMGAKGAVEIIFREEKKDPAKLAEREAEYKRRFANPFVAAERGYIDDVILPHETRQRLCRSLVMLKDKKIENPWRKHGNIPL, encoded by the coding sequence ATGCAAGACATCCTCGATCAATTGGAACAAAAGCGCGCCGCCGCCCGGCTGGGTGGGGGGCAAAAGCGCATCGACGCGCAACACGCCAAAGGCAAGTTGACGGCGCGCGAACGCCTCGAGATCCTGCTCGACGAAGGCACTTTCGAAGAGTGGGACCTGTTCGTCGAACACCGCTGCACCGACTTTGGCATGGCCGAACAGCGCGTACCGGGCGACGGCGTGGTCACCGGCTACGGCATGATCAATGGCCGCTTGGTGTTCGTTTTCAGCCAGGATTTCACCGTTTTTGGCGGGGCCTTGAGCGAGGCGCACGCCGAGAAAATCTGCAAGGTGATGGACCAAGCCATGAAGGTGGGGGCGCCGGTGATCGGCCTCAACGATTCGGGCGGGGCGCGCATACAAGAGGGTGTGGCCTCATTGGGAGGCTACGCCGAGGTGTTTCAGCGCAACGTGCTGGCCAGCGGCGTGATTCCGCAGATCAGCCTGATCATGGGGCCTTGCGCGGGTGGCGCGGTCTATTCCCCGGCCATGACCGACTTCATTGTGATGGTCAAGGATTCGAGCTATATGTTCGTCACCGGCCCCGAGGTGGTGAAAACCGTGACGCACGAGGAAGTGACGGCCGAAGAATTGGGCGGCGCCGTGACCCACACCTCGCGCAGCGGGGTGGCCGATCTGGCTTGCAACGACGACGTGCAGGCGCTGCTGCTGCTGCGCCGCCTCTACAACTACCTGCCGCTCAACAACCGCGAAAAAGCGCCCCGGCGCCCCAGCGGCGACCCGATCGGGCGCGTCGAGCGCAGCCTCGACACGCTGGTGCCCGACAACCCGAACAAAGCCTACGACATGAAGGAGCTGATCGTCAAAACGGTGGATGACGGCGACTTTTTCGAGCTGCAGCCCGACTACGCCAAAAACATTCTGGTGGGCTTTGCCCGCCTCGATGGCCAGACGGTGGGCATCGTGGCCAACCAGCCGCTGGTGCTGGCGGGCTGCCTGGACATCAAGAGCAGCATCAAGGCGGCGCGCTTCGTGCGCTTTTGCGACGCCTTCAACATCCCAGTCATCACCTTCGTCGATGTGCCCGGCTTCATGCCCGGCACCAGCCAAGAATACGGCGGCATCATCAAGCACGGGGCCAAGCTGCTCTACGCCTACGCCGAGGCCACGGTGCCCAAGATCACCGTGATCACGCGCAAGGCCTACGGCGGCGCCTACGACGTGATGGCCTCCAAGCACCTGCGCGGCGACGTGAACCTGGCCTGGCCCAACGCCGAGATCGCCGTCATGGGCGCCAAGGGCGCGGTGGAGATCATCTTTCGCGAAGAGAAGAAAGACCCCGCCAAGCTGGCCGAGCGCGAGGCCGAATACAAACGCCGCTTCGCCAACCCCTTCGTGGCGGCCGAGCGCGGCTACATCGACGACGTGATCTTGCCGCACGAAACGCGCCAGCGCCTGTGCCGCTCGCTGGTCATGCTCAAAGACAAAAAAATCGAAAACCCGTGGCGCAAGCACGGCAATATTCCGCTCTGA
- a CDS encoding type II toxin-antitoxin system PemK/MazF family toxin: protein MTSDDALERGAVCWVELDPVRGSEIAKTRPCVLLSASVINRSRRTVAVVPLTSTPEAPRFPLLVAVPSAGSSSKARIEHIRCVDKTRLQRRIGRLSPNDLDAIGRALLRVLGMG from the coding sequence GTGACGAGCGACGACGCGCTCGAACGCGGCGCGGTGTGCTGGGTCGAGCTCGATCCGGTGCGCGGCAGCGAAATCGCCAAAACCCGGCCCTGCGTGCTGCTCTCGGCCAGCGTCATCAACCGCAGCCGCCGCACCGTCGCCGTCGTACCCCTGACTTCCACCCCCGAGGCGCCGCGCTTTCCCCTGCTGGTTGCCGTGCCCTCGGCGGGCAGCAGCTCCAAGGCGCGCATCGAACACATCCGCTGTGTGGACAAAACCCGCCTGCAGCGCCGCATCGGGCGCTTGAGCCCCAACGATCTGGACGCCATCGGGCGCGCGCTGCTGCGCGTGCTGGGAATGGGCTAG
- a CDS encoding acetyl-CoA carboxylase biotin carboxylase subunit has protein sequence MFKKILIANRGEIACRVIATARKMGIATVAVYSEADREARHVKLADEAVLLGPAPSRESYLVADKLIAAAKATGAQAIHPGYGFLSENENFARRCEAEGIVFIGPKAHSIAAMGDKIASKKLAQAAGVSTIPGYNDVIESAAQAVQIARGIGYPVMIKASAGGGGKGLRVAYSDQEAQEGFVACQNEARNSFGDDRVFIEKFVQEPRHIEIQVLGDAHGHVIYLGERECSIQRRHQKVIEEAPSPFISEATRRAMGEQAVALAQAVQYQSAGTVEFVVGKEQDFYFLEMNTRLQVEHPVTECITGLDLVELMIRVAAGEPLPLTQAQVQRQGWAIECRINAEDPFRNFLPSTGRLVRFTPPEQTLFAAGPAQTAGSEPTAGQEPAAFGGVRVDTGVFEGGEIPMHYDSMIAKLIVHGRDRADAIARMREALNGFVIRGISSNIPFQSALLAHPDFVSGQFNTGFIAQHYAHGFRAEDVPHPDPDFLVALAAFVRRKSRERATGISGQLPGYGVKVGQDYVVISLAADGAHRYTPVHVDECVGETGYASVHVGPQHYQIHSPSRLNDIVVSGQCNRQPFTAQIERGAPNNPLALVLQHNGTRLQAMVVSPRMAELHRLMPFKQPPDMSRFVLSPMPGLLVDVAVQPGQKVQAGERVAVIEAMKMENVLFAAADGVVAKVLAAKGESLVVDQPIVEFEK, from the coding sequence GTGTTTAAAAAAATCCTGATCGCCAATCGAGGCGAGATCGCCTGCCGCGTCATTGCGACTGCGCGCAAAATGGGCATCGCCACGGTGGCGGTGTATTCCGAGGCCGACCGCGAGGCGCGCCACGTCAAGCTGGCCGACGAGGCCGTGCTGCTGGGCCCGGCGCCGAGCCGCGAGTCGTATCTGGTGGCCGACAAGCTCATCGCCGCGGCCAAGGCCACGGGGGCGCAGGCGATACACCCCGGCTATGGCTTTTTGAGCGAAAACGAAAACTTTGCGCGCCGCTGCGAGGCCGAGGGCATCGTTTTCATCGGCCCCAAGGCGCACAGCATCGCCGCCATGGGCGACAAGATCGCCTCCAAAAAGCTGGCGCAGGCGGCCGGCGTGAGCACCATCCCCGGTTACAACGACGTCATCGAGAGCGCGGCGCAGGCGGTGCAGATCGCGCGCGGCATTGGCTATCCGGTCATGATCAAGGCCAGCGCCGGCGGCGGCGGCAAGGGGCTGCGCGTGGCCTACTCCGACCAGGAGGCGCAAGAAGGCTTTGTGGCCTGCCAGAACGAGGCGCGCAACAGCTTTGGCGACGACCGCGTCTTCATCGAAAAATTCGTGCAAGAGCCGCGCCACATCGAAATCCAGGTGCTGGGCGACGCGCACGGCCACGTGATCTACCTCGGCGAGCGCGAATGTTCGATCCAGCGCCGGCACCAGAAAGTGATCGAGGAGGCGCCTTCGCCCTTCATCAGCGAGGCCACGCGCCGCGCCATGGGCGAGCAGGCGGTGGCGCTGGCGCAGGCGGTGCAGTACCAGAGCGCGGGCACGGTGGAGTTCGTGGTGGGCAAGGAGCAGGATTTTTATTTCCTCGAAATGAACACCCGCTTGCAGGTGGAGCACCCGGTGACGGAGTGCATCACCGGGCTCGATCTGGTGGAGCTGATGATCCGCGTCGCCGCCGGCGAGCCGCTGCCCCTGACGCAAGCGCAGGTGCAGCGCCAGGGCTGGGCGATCGAGTGCCGCATCAACGCCGAAGACCCGTTTCGCAACTTCTTGCCCTCGACCGGGCGGCTGGTGCGCTTCACCCCGCCCGAGCAGACGCTGTTTGCGGCGGGGCCCGCACAAACCGCTGGCTCCGAGCCCACAGCCGGGCAAGAGCCAGCGGCCTTTGGCGGCGTGCGCGTCGATACCGGGGTGTTCGAGGGCGGCGAAATCCCCATGCACTACGACTCGATGATCGCCAAGCTGATCGTGCACGGCCGCGACCGCGCCGACGCGATTGCGCGCATGCGCGAGGCGCTCAACGGCTTCGTGATACGCGGCATCAGCAGCAACATCCCGTTTCAGTCGGCCTTGCTGGCGCACCCGGATTTCGTCTCGGGGCAGTTCAACACCGGCTTCATCGCGCAGCATTACGCGCACGGCTTTCGCGCCGAAGACGTGCCGCACCCGGACCCGGATTTTCTGGTGGCGCTGGCCGCCTTCGTGCGCCGCAAGAGCCGCGAGCGCGCGACCGGGATTTCGGGCCAGTTGCCCGGCTATGGCGTAAAGGTGGGGCAAGATTACGTGGTCATCAGCCTGGCGGCCGATGGCGCGCACCGCTACACCCCAGTGCACGTGGACGAGTGCGTGGGCGAAACCGGCTACGCCTCGGTGCATGTGGGGCCGCAGCACTACCAGATCCACTCGCCCTCGCGCCTGAACGACATCGTCGTCAGTGGCCAGTGCAACCGCCAGCCCTTCACGGCGCAGATCGAGCGCGGCGCCCCGAACAACCCGCTGGCGCTGGTGCTGCAGCACAACGGCACGCGCTTGCAGGCGATGGTGGTGTCGCCGCGCATGGCCGAGCTGCACCGGCTCATGCCCTTCAAGCAGCCGCCCGACATGAGCCGCTTCGTGCTCTCGCCCATGCCGGGGCTGCTGGTGGACGTGGCGGTGCAGCCGGGCCAGAAGGTGCAGGCGGGCGAGCGGGTGGCAGTGATCGAGGCCATGAAAATGGAAAACGTACTGTTTGCCGCCGCCGACGGCGTGGTGGCCAAGGTGCTGGCGGCCAAGGGCGAGAGCCTGGTGGTGGATCAGCCGATCGTGGAGTTCGAGAAATGA
- a CDS encoding VOC family protein: MPTEGRPFKVLGVQQIAIGAPDKQRLHTLWVQLLGLPVTGHFRSERENVEEDICTIGHGAHAVEVDLMQPIDAQAKPAVHSTPLNHIGLWVDDLPRAVEWLTAQGVRFAPGGIRKGAAGFDICFMHPKASAEFPFSGEGVLIELVQAPPEVIAALA; the protein is encoded by the coding sequence CTGCCCACCGAGGGCCGCCCCTTCAAGGTGCTGGGCGTGCAGCAGATCGCCATCGGCGCGCCCGACAAGCAGCGCCTGCACACCCTGTGGGTGCAACTGCTGGGCCTGCCGGTTACGGGCCACTTTCGCAGCGAGCGCGAGAACGTAGAGGAAGACATCTGCACCATCGGCCACGGGGCGCACGCGGTGGAAGTCGATCTGATGCAGCCCATCGACGCGCAGGCCAAACCGGCGGTGCACAGCACGCCGCTGAACCACATCGGGCTGTGGGTGGACGATTTGCCGCGCGCCGTCGAGTGGCTCACGGCGCAGGGCGTGCGTTTTGCCCCCGGTGGCATACGCAAAGGCGCGGCCGGCTTCGACATCTGCTTTATGCACCCCAAGGCCAGTGCCGAGTTCCCATTTTCCGGCGAAGGCGTGCTGATCGAGCTGGTGCAGGCGCCGCCGGAGGTGATTGCGGCGCTGGCTTGA
- a CDS encoding 2-oxoglutarate dehydrogenase E1 component, which produces MNQTSGVYQAYQGNSYLFGGNAPYVEEMYENYLADPTSVPDSWRGYFDALQHVPALDGTDARDVPHLPVINAFAERAKQGVTQVVVASAANPELARKQVFSQQLIAAYRNVGQRWADLDPLKRAEREAIPDLDPAFYGFTDADQETVFSTNNTFFRRETMPLRELLNALRETYCGSIGAEFMYLTDQTQKRWWQERLEGIRSKPNFSVAEKKHILDRLTAAEGLERFLHTKYVGQKRFSLEGGESFIVAIDRVIQQAGAKGVQEIVIGMAHRGRLNVLVNTLGKMPKDLFAEFDHTAPEDLPAGDVKYHQGFSSDVSTPGGPVHLSLAFNPSHLEIVNPVVEGSVRARMDRRGDTKGQQVLPILVHGDAAIAGQGVVQETLALAQTRGYSTGGTVHIVINNQIGFTTSDPRDARSTLYCTDIVKMIEAPVLHVNGDDPEAVALAAQLAIEYRMTFSKDVVIDIVCFRKLGHNEQDTPSLTQPLMYKKIAQHPGTRKLYADKLATQGLGETLGDDMFKAYRAALDEGRHTVDPVLTNFKSKFAVDWAPFLGKKWSDAADTAIPLSEWKRLAERITTLPASVTPHQLVKKVYADRADMGRGELNVDWGMGEHMAFASLVASGYAVRLSGEDCGRGTFTHRHAVIHDQNREKWDVGTYIPLQNVADNQAPFVVIDSILSEEAVLGFEYGYASNDPNTLVIWEAQFGDFVNGAQVVIDQFIASGEVKWGRVNGITLMLPHGYEGQGPEHSSARVERFLQLAADTNMQLVQPTTASQIFHVLRRQMVRPLRKPLVIFTPKSLLRNKDATSPLSEFTKGGFQTVIPEHSTEVHKHASAVKRVVACSGKVYYDLVKKREEKGAHDVAIIRVEQLYPFPHKAFATELKRYPNATEIVWCQDEPQNQGAWFFVQHNIHDNMLEGQRLGYAGRAASASPAVGYAHLHQDQQKTLIEAAFGKLKGFILSK; this is translated from the coding sequence ATGAATCAGACCTCTGGCGTCTACCAAGCCTACCAAGGCAATTCGTACCTGTTCGGCGGCAACGCGCCCTATGTCGAGGAGATGTACGAAAACTACCTCGCCGACCCGACCTCGGTGCCCGACTCGTGGCGCGGCTACTTCGACGCCCTCCAGCACGTCCCCGCCCTTGATGGCACCGATGCACGCGACGTGCCGCACCTGCCGGTCATCAACGCCTTTGCCGAGCGTGCCAAGCAGGGTGTGACGCAGGTGGTGGTGGCCTCGGCGGCCAACCCCGAGCTGGCGCGCAAGCAGGTGTTTTCGCAGCAGCTCATCGCCGCCTACCGCAACGTCGGGCAGCGCTGGGCCGACCTCGATCCGCTCAAGCGCGCCGAGCGCGAAGCCATCCCCGACCTCGACCCGGCCTTTTACGGCTTCACCGACGCCGACCAGGAAACGGTTTTTAGCACCAACAACACCTTTTTCCGGCGCGAGACCATGCCGCTGCGCGAGCTGCTCAACGCGCTGCGCGAAACCTACTGCGGCTCCATCGGGGCCGAGTTCATGTACCTCACCGACCAGACGCAAAAGCGCTGGTGGCAAGAGCGGCTCGAAGGCATCCGCAGCAAGCCCAATTTCAGCGTGGCCGAGAAAAAACACATCCTAGATCGGCTCACCGCCGCCGAAGGCCTTGAGCGCTTTCTGCACACCAAATACGTGGGCCAAAAGCGCTTCTCGCTCGAAGGCGGCGAGAGCTTCATCGTGGCCATCGACCGGGTGATCCAGCAGGCCGGCGCCAAGGGCGTACAAGAGATCGTGATCGGCATGGCGCACCGCGGCCGCCTGAATGTGCTGGTCAACACCCTGGGCAAAATGCCCAAGGATTTGTTTGCCGAATTCGACCACACCGCCCCCGAAGACCTGCCCGCGGGCGACGTGAAGTACCACCAGGGCTTCAGCTCCGACGTCTCCACCCCCGGCGGCCCGGTGCACCTGAGCCTGGCTTTCAATCCCTCGCACCTAGAAATCGTCAACCCAGTGGTGGAGGGTTCGGTGCGCGCGCGCATGGACCGCCGCGGCGACACCAAGGGCCAGCAAGTGTTGCCCATCCTGGTGCATGGCGACGCCGCCATCGCCGGCCAGGGCGTGGTGCAAGAGACGCTGGCGCTGGCGCAAACGCGCGGCTACTCCACCGGCGGCACGGTGCACATCGTCATCAACAACCAGATCGGCTTTACCACCTCCGACCCGCGCGACGCCCGCTCGACCCTGTACTGCACCGACATCGTCAAAATGATCGAAGCGCCGGTGCTGCACGTCAACGGCGACGACCCGGAAGCGGTGGCGCTGGCGGCGCAACTAGCGATCGAATACCGCATGACCTTCTCCAAGGATGTGGTGATCGACATCGTTTGCTTTCGCAAGCTTGGCCACAACGAGCAAGACACCCCGTCGCTCACGCAGCCGCTGATGTACAAAAAGATTGCGCAGCACCCCGGCACGCGCAAGCTCTACGCCGACAAGCTTGCGACGCAAGGGCTGGGCGAGACGCTGGGCGACGACATGTTCAAAGCCTATCGGGCCGCGCTCGACGAAGGCCGGCACACGGTGGACCCGGTGCTGACCAACTTCAAGAGCAAGTTCGCGGTGGATTGGGCCCCCTTCTTGGGCAAAAAGTGGAGCGATGCAGCCGACACCGCCATTCCGCTGTCCGAGTGGAAGCGCTTGGCCGAGCGCATCACCACCCTGCCCGCCAGCGTGACGCCACACCAGCTGGTGAAAAAAGTCTATGCCGACCGCGCCGACATGGGGCGCGGCGAGCTCAACGTCGATTGGGGCATGGGCGAGCACATGGCTTTTGCGTCGCTGGTGGCCAGCGGCTACGCCGTGCGCCTGTCGGGCGAAGACTGCGGCCGCGGCACCTTCACGCACCGCCATGCCGTGATCCACGACCAGAACCGCGAAAAGTGGGATGTGGGCACCTACATTCCGCTCCAAAACGTGGCCGACAACCAGGCTCCGTTCGTGGTCATCGACTCCATCTTGTCCGAAGAGGCGGTGCTGGGCTTCGAGTACGGCTACGCCTCCAACGACCCCAACACGCTGGTGATCTGGGAGGCGCAGTTTGGCGATTTCGTCAACGGCGCCCAAGTGGTGATCGACCAGTTCATTGCCTCGGGCGAAGTGAAGTGGGGTCGCGTCAACGGCATCACCCTGATGCTGCCGCACGGCTACGAAGGCCAGGGGCCCGAGCACAGCTCGGCGCGCGTGGAGCGCTTTTTGCAACTGGCGGCCGACACCAATATGCAACTGGTGCAGCCCACCACGGCGAGCCAGATTTTCCACGTGCTGCGGCGCCAAATGGTGCGCCCGCTGCGCAAGCCGCTGGTGATCTTCACCCCCAAGAGCCTGCTGCGCAACAAAGACGCCACCTCGCCCCTGAGCGAGTTCACCAAGGGCGGCTTCCAGACCGTGATTCCGGAGCACAGCACCGAGGTGCACAAGCATGCCAGCGCCGTCAAGCGCGTGGTGGCCTGCTCGGGCAAGGTCTATTACGACCTAGTAAAAAAGCGCGAAGAAAAGGGCGCGCACGACGTGGCCATCATCCGCGTCGAGCAGCTCTACCCCTTCCCGCACAAGGCGTTTGCAACCGAACTCAAGCGCTATCCGAACGCAACCGAGATCGTTTGGTGCCAAGATGAACCGCAAAACCAAGGGGCTTGGTTCTTCGTGCAGCACAACATCCACGACAACATGCTCGAAGGCCAGCGCCTGGGCTATGCCGGCCGCGCCGCTTCCGCCTCGCCGGCGGTGGGTTATGCGCACCTGCACCAAGATCAGCAAAAAACCCTGATCGAAGCCGCTTTTGGCAAGCTCAAAGGTTTCATCCTAAGCAAATAA
- the odhB gene encoding 2-oxoglutarate dehydrogenase complex dihydrolipoyllysine-residue succinyltransferase, with protein MALVEVKVPQLSESVAEATLLQWKKKVGEAVTADQILIEVETDKVVLEVPAPVSGVLAEIVVADGATVLAEQLIARIDTDGKVGTAVAPITATSLASVAAAAAPAATSASKAQVAMPAAAKLLAEHQLTAASVSGSGKDGRVLKGDVLAAVAAAAAAPKAAVPAATIPTGVPTQALPQVAAPSLDLGQRPEQRVPMSRLRARVAERLLQSQASNAILTTFNEVNMAPVMEMRKRFQERFEKEHGVKLGFMSFFVKAAVHALKKFPVVNASVDGNDIVYHGYFDIGIAVGSPRGLVVPIIRNADQLGFAEIEKKIAEFGQKAQAGKLGIEEMSGGTFSISNGGTFGSMLSTPIINPPQSAILGVHATKDRAVVENGQIVIRPINYLALSYDHRIIDGREAVLSLVAMKEALEDPSRLLFNL; from the coding sequence ATGGCACTCGTAGAAGTCAAAGTCCCGCAGTTGTCGGAATCCGTGGCCGAAGCCACCCTGTTGCAGTGGAAGAAGAAGGTGGGCGAGGCGGTGACCGCCGACCAGATCCTGATCGAAGTCGAGACCGACAAGGTGGTGCTCGAAGTCCCGGCACCGGTTTCCGGGGTGTTGGCCGAGATCGTCGTCGCCGATGGCGCCACGGTGCTGGCCGAGCAGCTCATCGCGCGCATCGACACCGATGGCAAAGTGGGCACTGCCGTGGCCCCCATCACCGCCACCAGCCTGGCCAGCGTCGCAGCCGCAGCGGCCCCTGCAGCCACCAGTGCCTCCAAGGCCCAAGTGGCCATGCCCGCCGCCGCCAAGCTGCTGGCCGAGCACCAGCTGACCGCCGCCAGCGTGAGCGGCAGCGGCAAAGACGGCCGCGTGCTCAAGGGCGATGTGCTGGCGGCCGTGGCCGCTGCTGCCGCCGCACCCAAGGCAGCCGTCCCGGCCGCAACCATCCCCACCGGCGTGCCCACCCAGGCCCTGCCGCAGGTGGCCGCGCCCAGCCTTGATCTGGGCCAGCGCCCCGAGCAGCGCGTGCCCATGAGCCGGCTGCGCGCCCGTGTGGCCGAGCGGCTGCTGCAATCGCAAGCCAGCAACGCCATCCTGACCACCTTCAACGAGGTCAATATGGCGCCGGTGATGGAAATGCGCAAGCGCTTCCAGGAGCGTTTCGAGAAAGAGCACGGCGTCAAGCTCGGTTTCATGAGCTTCTTCGTCAAGGCGGCGGTGCATGCGCTGAAAAAATTCCCGGTCGTCAACGCCTCGGTCGATGGCAATGACATCGTCTATCACGGCTATTTCGACATCGGCATCGCAGTCGGCTCGCCGCGCGGGCTGGTGGTGCCCATCATCCGCAACGCCGACCAGCTCGGCTTTGCCGAGATCGAGAAAAAGATCGCCGAATTTGGCCAAAAAGCCCAGGCCGGCAAGCTCGGCATCGAGGAAATGAGCGGCGGCACCTTCTCCATCTCCAACGGTGGCACCTTCGGCTCCATGCTCTCGACCCCGATCATCAACCCACCGCAGTCGGCCATTCTGGGCGTGCACGCCACCAAAGACCGCGCCGTGGTGGAAAACGGCCAGATCGTGATCCGCCCGATCAACTACCTCGCGCTGAGCTACGACCACCGCATCATCGACGGCCGCGAAGCCGTGTTGAGCCTGGTGGCGATGAAAGAGGCGCTCGAAGACCCGTCGCGCCTGCTGTTCAACCTCTGA